One window from the genome of Gimesia aquarii encodes:
- a CDS encoding class I SAM-dependent methyltransferase, with protein sequence MIHPFLQGFFENPKQVASLVPSSSYLQNKLSSLPCFQTAQFVVELGPGTGGTTAALLRAIPRSSCLLCVEIVSDFVDQLRQLSDKRLYVEEGSAFDLEILLKHYDFPPPDVIVSGVPFSNMTSAEGRKLIESIHSVLAPGGTFVTYQFRNRVCELAENYFGSPQNKSFVLWNIPPLGIYQWKKTPAIPSRKEAYNSQTTI encoded by the coding sequence GTGATTCATCCCTTCCTCCAAGGTTTTTTCGAAAACCCAAAGCAAGTTGCATCGCTTGTACCGAGTTCAAGTTATTTACAGAACAAGCTGAGTTCACTTCCCTGTTTTCAGACAGCTCAATTTGTTGTCGAACTGGGACCAGGAACAGGTGGAACAACGGCAGCACTACTCAGAGCAATTCCGAGATCCTCTTGCCTGCTCTGTGTAGAAATCGTCTCAGATTTTGTTGATCAACTTCGACAACTCTCTGATAAGCGGCTATATGTAGAAGAAGGATCCGCATTTGATCTTGAAATATTACTGAAACATTATGATTTTCCACCTCCCGATGTGATTGTATCAGGAGTCCCCTTTTCCAATATGACGTCTGCAGAAGGTCGAAAATTGATTGAGAGCATACACTCTGTTTTGGCTCCTGGTGGTACTTTCGTAACTTATCAGTTTCGAAATCGAGTCTGTGAACTGGCAGAGAATTACTTTGGTTCACCCCAAAATAAGTCTTTTGTCCTCTGGAACATTCCCCCACTGGGAATCTATCAGTGGAAAAAAACGCCAGCCATACCATCCAGGAAAGAAGCTTACAATAGCCAAACCACCATCTGA
- a CDS encoding PEGA domain-containing protein — MSHPFPIVNSGSGLPNPDCLNTAMKRGVLVLALVLITFGQFGCVHRRMTIRSIPSGALVKVDGEEIGYTPTSVDFTYYSTSEITLTKDGYETQTIMQKVQTPWYQVFPLDAVSDNLLPFEVTNRHEFTYQLQPKVVVPTEELLNRGNLLRSETQIGQ, encoded by the coding sequence ATGTCTCATCCCTTTCCGATTGTGAATTCAGGTTCTGGCTTACCAAACCCTGATTGTCTCAACACCGCAATGAAACGTGGGGTACTCGTGCTAGCGTTGGTCTTAATAACCTTCGGTCAGTTCGGCTGCGTGCATCGGAGAATGACAATCCGCTCAATCCCTTCTGGAGCACTTGTGAAAGTGGATGGAGAAGAAATCGGGTATACTCCGACATCGGTTGATTTTACTTACTACTCTACTAGTGAGATCACGCTGACAAAAGATGGCTACGAAACGCAGACGATAATGCAAAAAGTGCAAACGCCCTGGTACCAGGTTTTTCCACTGGATGCCGTTTCAGATAACCTGCTTCCGTTTGAGGTGACAAATCGGCATGAATTTACGTACCAGTTACAACCTAAAGTCGTTGTGCCTACGGAGGAACTGTTGAATCGTGGTAACCTGTTGCGAAGTGAAACGCAAATTGGACAGTAA
- a CDS encoding alpha/beta fold hydrolase, with protein sequence MPRFPMKPYRIHTVMCLLTIVFVVSLFTLESSLAATPQDIEFTANYDHTKQNYVMILPRSFSDQKSYSILIALHGHGSDRWQFVQDMRGECKAARDIAMKYHMIYISPDYRARTSWMGPKAESDLIQIIEDLKTKFKIKKVFLCGGSMGGSSSLTFAAIHPNLIDGVAAMNPTANHLEYNKFQPAIQASFGGSKQDIPQEYKKRSAEYWPEKLTMPISISVGGQDKIVPPDSARRLVRILQQINKNVLLIDRPQQGHSTSYKDSYSLLEFVIRKSSQRKYEQ encoded by the coding sequence ATGCCTCGTTTCCCTATGAAACCTTATCGAATTCATACTGTCATGTGCCTGTTGACAATCGTATTTGTTGTTTCACTCTTCACATTAGAGTCATCTCTGGCGGCTACTCCTCAAGACATCGAATTCACGGCAAATTATGATCATACAAAACAAAACTATGTCATGATTCTGCCAAGAAGTTTCTCGGATCAAAAATCGTATTCGATATTAATTGCTCTCCACGGACATGGATCTGACCGCTGGCAATTCGTTCAAGATATGAGAGGAGAATGTAAAGCAGCTCGTGACATCGCTATGAAATATCACATGATTTATATTTCTCCCGATTATCGTGCACGAACATCCTGGATGGGTCCCAAGGCAGAATCTGACCTTATACAAATCATTGAAGATCTGAAAACGAAATTTAAAATTAAAAAAGTGTTCTTATGCGGTGGATCAATGGGCGGATCCTCGAGCTTGACCTTTGCAGCGATCCATCCCAATTTGATTGATGGAGTCGCTGCCATGAACCCCACCGCAAACCATTTGGAATACAATAAATTCCAACCCGCTATCCAAGCCTCATTCGGCGGATCAAAGCAGGATATACCACAAGAATATAAGAAACGCAGTGCAGAGTATTGGCCGGAAAAATTGACGATGCCCATCAGCATTTCAGTCGGTGGTCAAGACAAAATAGTTCCGCCAGATAGTGCTCGTCGTTTGGTTCGAATTCTCCAACAAATCAACAAAAATGTATTGTTGATTGATCGACCTCAACAAGGTCACTCTACTTCTTATAAAGACAGCTATTCCTTATTAGAATTTGTGATCCGAAAATCATCTCAGAGGAAATATGAACAATAA
- a CDS encoding mandelate racemase/muconate lactonizing enzyme family protein, whose product MKIEQIICQILRSGSVTNKTASCQDSVLVRIKTDNGLEGIGEADSSPEVVKAVIDAPYSHNVACGLRELLIGENPLETERLWQKMYRHTMYFGRTGVTITAMAAIDMALWDLKGKHFGEPIHRLLGGQHHTKFQAYASILFGKDGRETCDIAQRWIENGYTAVKFGWEPMGESEKLDIELVAGAREGMGDGILLIDAGCVWDARTALQRAHAFSEYNIGWLEEPLFPHDIAGYAWLKDRSPVPIAAGEEECGRESFRPYFDQRALDVYQIDLARNGFTEASYLKQRVAEIGARPCNHCYTSPITVAASLHWLATCKDAFIFEDCVEDEPLRHELTYEKVQAEDGMIQVPDRPGLGITLNEDFIAAHVVAESK is encoded by the coding sequence ATGAAAATTGAACAAATCATTTGTCAAATTCTCAGATCAGGTTCCGTCACGAATAAAACAGCCAGTTGCCAGGATTCAGTTCTGGTTCGCATTAAAACAGACAATGGCCTGGAAGGCATCGGTGAAGCCGACTCTTCCCCGGAAGTCGTTAAAGCAGTGATCGACGCTCCCTATAGTCACAATGTTGCGTGTGGATTAAGAGAATTACTCATCGGAGAAAACCCACTCGAAACAGAACGACTCTGGCAGAAAATGTATCGCCATACAATGTACTTTGGCAGAACCGGTGTAACGATCACCGCAATGGCTGCGATCGACATGGCACTTTGGGATTTAAAGGGAAAACATTTTGGTGAACCGATCCACCGACTTTTGGGGGGGCAACACCATACGAAGTTTCAAGCCTATGCTTCGATTCTGTTTGGGAAAGATGGTCGAGAAACATGTGACATAGCACAGCGCTGGATTGAAAACGGATACACGGCTGTGAAATTTGGTTGGGAGCCGATGGGAGAATCGGAAAAGCTTGATATAGAACTTGTTGCTGGTGCCCGTGAAGGAATGGGAGATGGCATATTATTGATTGACGCAGGTTGTGTCTGGGACGCCCGAACTGCATTGCAGCGCGCACATGCATTTTCCGAATATAATATTGGCTGGCTTGAAGAACCCCTCTTCCCCCACGATATCGCTGGCTATGCCTGGCTCAAAGATCGTTCTCCCGTTCCCATTGCTGCTGGCGAAGAAGAATGCGGTCGTGAGTCATTCCGACCTTATTTTGACCAGAGAGCACTTGATGTCTACCAAATTGATCTGGCTCGTAATGGGTTTACCGAAGCCTCTTATCTGAAACAAAGAGTGGCTGAAATCGGTGCACGCCCTTGTAACCATTGTTACACCAGCCCAATCACCGTTGCAGCCAGCCTACACTGGTTAGCCACCTGCAAAGATGCGTTTATCTTCGAAGATTGTGTGGAAGATGAGCCTCTCAGACACGAGTTAACTTATGAGAAAGTACAAGCGGAAGACGGCATGATTCAAGTCCCAGATAGACCAGGGCTCGGGATCACGCTCAATGAAGATTTCATTGCAGCCCACGTCGTTGCAGAGTCAAAATAA
- a CDS encoding DUF1501 domain-containing protein, translating into MQHITENKLPIDRREMLTQSGMGMGMLALAGLTAKEHLQAANTTHHRPQAKQIVHLFMNGGPSHVDTFDPKPLLKKYHGKPLPNPNLPTERKTAGALSSPFQFKKYGESGIEVSELFQRTAAHIDDMCIIRSMHSDIPNHEPSLLLMNCGDNALPRPSFGSWVNYGLGTLNENLPGFVVLCPNGFPVVGPKNWRSAFLPGSFQGTHLDTKETDVSRLIENINNPQSPKRQRRQLDLLQKINQRHLANRGHDSLLEARIQSFELAYRMQFEASDVLDLSKEPKHIQEMYGDGLQGRQLLMTRRLLEKGVRFIQVWHSGGQEWDHHSGIEKGLRKLCGQWDQPIAAFLTDLKQRGMLDSTLLLWGGEFGRTPVAELPAMNGRDHNHYGFSMWMAGGGVKGGHVHGATDETGFAASENKVHVHDLHATMLHLLGIDHEKLTYRYAGRDFRLTDVHGHVVKEILA; encoded by the coding sequence ATGCAACATATCACTGAAAATAAACTACCAATTGATAGGCGTGAAATGTTAACGCAATCAGGCATGGGCATGGGAATGCTTGCATTAGCAGGACTAACCGCTAAGGAACACTTACAGGCTGCCAACACCACACATCATCGTCCCCAAGCTAAACAAATCGTGCACCTGTTTATGAATGGAGGTCCTTCACACGTTGATACATTTGATCCTAAACCATTACTTAAAAAGTATCATGGCAAGCCTCTGCCTAACCCCAATTTACCGACAGAGCGAAAGACTGCTGGTGCTCTGAGTTCTCCTTTTCAGTTTAAAAAATATGGTGAATCGGGAATTGAAGTCAGTGAGCTATTTCAAAGAACAGCTGCGCATATCGACGATATGTGTATTATCCGCTCGATGCATTCTGACATTCCTAATCATGAACCTTCACTTTTATTGATGAATTGTGGTGACAATGCTTTGCCGCGCCCCAGTTTCGGATCCTGGGTCAATTATGGTCTCGGTACCTTAAACGAAAACCTCCCCGGTTTCGTTGTGCTTTGCCCGAATGGTTTTCCTGTTGTAGGACCTAAAAACTGGCGTTCCGCATTTCTCCCGGGCTCTTTTCAGGGAACGCATTTAGATACAAAAGAAACTGATGTTTCACGACTCATCGAAAACATCAACAACCCGCAATCGCCGAAACGACAACGCCGCCAACTGGACCTGCTTCAGAAAATCAATCAGCGACATTTAGCAAATCGAGGACACGACTCACTATTGGAAGCTCGAATTCAATCTTTCGAACTAGCCTATCGCATGCAGTTTGAAGCATCAGACGTTCTTGATCTTTCAAAAGAACCAAAACATATTCAGGAAATGTATGGAGATGGATTACAAGGTCGACAATTATTGATGACTCGCCGACTGCTCGAAAAAGGTGTACGGTTCATACAAGTCTGGCACAGTGGCGGTCAGGAATGGGACCATCATAGTGGAATTGAAAAAGGCTTACGAAAGCTATGTGGTCAATGGGACCAACCAATTGCCGCGTTTCTGACTGATCTCAAACAACGCGGAATGCTCGATTCTACTTTACTGCTTTGGGGAGGTGAATTTGGACGAACCCCAGTCGCAGAACTTCCAGCGATGAATGGTCGTGATCACAATCATTATGGATTCAGCATGTGGATGGCCGGTGGAGGCGTCAAAGGTGGACATGTCCATGGAGCCACCGACGAAACAGGATTCGCTGCCTCCGAAAATAAAGTCCACGTCCATGACTTACACGCCACAATGCTGCATTTGCTCGGTATTGATCATGAAAAACTTACCTACCGCTATGCAGGCCGCGACTTTCGTTTAACCGATGTTCATGGTCATGTCGTCAAAGAAATTCTTGCATAA
- a CDS encoding succinylglutamate desuccinylase/aspartoacylase family protein — protein MSQTPIQTKIDFDKPGIQWSTLNIPFSYNLSGWSQLQIPISTIGHGEGPTVLLMAGNHGDEYPGQIAIMKLMQSLKIEQISGRIIFIPAINIPAAKAATRLSPIDGKNLNRCFPGDADGTVSEIMAHYLTHEIFPLVDVVIDLHTGGRGVYFYPCAHMHLVENLEQRRRMALATEAYNTDFAFLYADIAGKGLLPVEAENMGKTVVTTEMGGGEVTTAPVHQVSQAGLRNVLVHLKVLQGEEKNRTDLGLPPTRWVQALNAEDYIFAPESGLFESFVDVGSEVSEGQPLGALYFLERPDRKPSIIEANSNGIAIAHRGPTLTSQGDIVFCLAHDVEEQVLKTFQ, from the coding sequence ATGTCTCAAACACCAATTCAAACAAAGATTGATTTCGACAAACCAGGAATCCAATGGAGTACTCTCAATATTCCCTTCTCTTATAATTTAAGCGGTTGGTCACAGCTGCAAATACCGATCTCTACAATTGGACATGGAGAAGGACCAACAGTTCTATTGATGGCAGGAAATCACGGCGATGAGTACCCGGGCCAGATTGCCATTATGAAATTAATGCAATCGCTGAAAATAGAACAGATTTCCGGTCGCATCATTTTTATCCCCGCGATTAATATTCCGGCTGCAAAAGCGGCAACCCGTCTCTCACCCATCGACGGTAAAAATTTAAATCGCTGTTTTCCCGGTGATGCAGACGGCACTGTTTCCGAAATAATGGCGCATTATCTGACTCACGAAATCTTTCCTCTCGTTGATGTCGTAATAGATTTACACACGGGCGGACGAGGGGTCTATTTTTATCCGTGTGCCCATATGCATCTGGTAGAAAATCTGGAACAACGTCGTCGAATGGCGTTGGCAACTGAAGCTTACAATACAGATTTTGCTTTTCTGTATGCGGATATTGCTGGAAAAGGTCTCTTACCAGTCGAAGCTGAAAACATGGGAAAAACCGTGGTCACAACAGAAATGGGAGGTGGCGAAGTCACTACGGCTCCCGTGCATCAAGTCTCACAAGCAGGATTGCGTAACGTATTGGTTCATCTGAAAGTCTTGCAGGGAGAAGAAAAAAATCGTACAGATTTAGGACTCCCTCCCACACGATGGGTGCAGGCTCTGAATGCAGAAGACTACATTTTTGCACCAGAGTCAGGGCTCTTTGAAAGCTTCGTGGATGTGGGATCCGAGGTCTCCGAGGGACAGCCACTGGGAGCGCTCTATTTTCTTGAACGTCCAGACCGTAAGCCATCAATTATTGAAGCGAACTCGAACGGGATTGCCATCGCCCATCGTGGCCCAACTCTGACCAGTCAGGGAGATATTGTTTTCTGTCTGGCTCATGATGTTGAAGAACAAGTGCTGAAAACATTTCAATAA
- a CDS encoding sodium:solute symporter family transporter, translating to MSWLDWVIVFVLNGSVIGFGFYLARSTKSSSDWFLGGRSLPWWGLGLSIFATSIDNADAVSLTGYAYNHGMHIITAFTLASVCGAVLASFLVVPVLYRGGFFTNAEYLETRYGKSIRTISALIQIQYRTSMLGLMIWSIYLMLQGILEFSPIQCWTLIVLLVIFTAAYTTWGGLTSVVWTDALQSLIMMAGGITIFCAVWMASGGWSATIEKLSQSTDAKGQPLINWLHIGQFQDSQSTSPYLIVIGWTIVGLGYYTVNHTQTMRLMGARSLWDMKIATLFGCLLIMPIMIGTTLMGVMGRVLVPEFTEHSGADQLFPYFANQFLAPGFKGLVVAGILSAAISTFDSIGSALSALFTRDIYARWICKDQTEKHYLAVTRWATIGILLMGFLYIPFIVRYDNMIQAFRTLIPIFVTPLFTIYLLGVLTQVPRQSGLVGLIAGSVFGLFGFIDREFVDLEWLSPLLTEKWYAFPCSMIVTTVAMFAAALKWGWLKKEILSEKDMKLSKHNWLSESRESLPRIKDTPFSKPLPQYLNPNWYAILLVMLSFWIIFGLFW from the coding sequence ATGAGTTGGCTGGACTGGGTTATCGTTTTCGTTCTGAATGGATCGGTTATCGGTTTCGGATTTTATCTGGCCCGGAGTACCAAATCCAGTAGTGACTGGTTTCTGGGAGGACGTTCACTTCCCTGGTGGGGTCTGGGCCTCTCAATTTTCGCAACCAGTATCGATAATGCAGACGCCGTTTCATTGACCGGATATGCGTATAATCATGGCATGCATATCATCACAGCCTTTACACTCGCGAGCGTCTGTGGAGCAGTTCTGGCCTCATTTTTAGTTGTACCCGTTCTCTATCGAGGCGGTTTTTTTACTAACGCCGAGTATTTGGAAACACGGTATGGAAAATCGATTCGAACTATCAGTGCACTCATACAAATCCAGTACCGAACCAGTATGTTAGGTCTGATGATCTGGTCTATTTACTTGATGCTACAAGGGATCCTTGAATTTTCACCCATTCAATGTTGGACTTTAATTGTACTGCTGGTCATTTTTACCGCTGCCTATACAACCTGGGGAGGCCTAACCTCTGTTGTCTGGACTGATGCATTGCAAAGCCTGATCATGATGGCGGGCGGCATTACCATTTTCTGCGCAGTCTGGATGGCCAGCGGAGGTTGGTCTGCCACTATTGAAAAGCTATCTCAGTCAACGGACGCGAAGGGACAACCTCTGATTAACTGGTTACACATTGGTCAGTTTCAGGACAGTCAATCTACGTCTCCCTACTTGATTGTAATCGGCTGGACTATTGTGGGTCTTGGTTATTATACCGTCAATCATACACAAACCATGCGTCTCATGGGGGCGCGTTCCCTGTGGGATATGAAAATAGCAACGCTCTTTGGTTGTCTGCTCATTATGCCAATCATGATCGGAACGACATTAATGGGAGTCATGGGGCGTGTTCTAGTTCCCGAATTCACAGAGCATTCAGGTGCTGACCAATTATTCCCCTATTTTGCCAATCAGTTTTTAGCCCCTGGCTTTAAAGGACTGGTTGTAGCTGGAATTCTCTCAGCTGCGATCAGCACATTTGACTCAATTGGATCAGCTTTATCAGCACTCTTTACACGTGACATCTATGCTCGCTGGATTTGTAAAGATCAAACCGAAAAACATTATTTGGCAGTCACACGTTGGGCCACCATCGGTATCCTGCTGATGGGATTTCTTTACATTCCTTTCATCGTTCGCTATGACAATATGATTCAAGCATTTCGTACTTTAATTCCCATTTTTGTCACACCATTGTTTACGATCTATTTATTAGGAGTTCTGACACAAGTCCCTCGTCAAAGTGGCCTCGTTGGTCTCATTGCCGGTTCTGTGTTTGGATTATTCGGCTTCATTGATCGTGAATTCGTAGACCTCGAATGGCTCAGTCCCCTTCTGACTGAAAAATGGTATGCCTTCCCCTGCTCAATGATTGTAACGACCGTCGCTATGTTCGCCGCGGCTCTCAAGTGGGGATGGTTAAAAAAAGAAATACTCTCAGAAAAAGACATGAAATTATCAAAGCACAACTGGTTATCTGAAAGTCGCGAGTCCCTCCCCAGAATCAAAGATACACCATTTTCAAAACCACTCCCGCAGTACTTAAACCCAAACTGGTATGCAATCCTCTTAGTGATGCTATCATTCTGGATTATATTTGGCTTGTTCTGGTAA